One stretch of Streptomyces peucetius DNA includes these proteins:
- a CDS encoding sirohydrochlorin chelatase, giving the protein MVSTAATRPALVAVAHGSRDPRAVRTVTALLDRVRELRPGLDIRLGHIELNEPLLGDTLAALPDGTSAVLVPLLLSRGYHVAHDLPRAAAALPNTDIRIARPLGPHPLLGEALADRLAEAGWRPEDGTSGSAGVVLASAGSRDPRSAEDTRRMARMLAERLGGVPVVPAYASALAPTVPAAVEALEARGRHRIAVASYFAAPGLFATRSAAAAPGIAAEPLGTHPALARLLLHRYDEARSVPSTARAARRLELSAA; this is encoded by the coding sequence ATGGTCTCCACCGCCGCCACCCGACCCGCCCTCGTCGCCGTCGCCCACGGCAGCCGTGACCCGCGCGCCGTGCGTACCGTCACCGCGCTCCTCGACCGGGTCCGTGAACTGCGGCCGGGTCTCGACATCCGTCTCGGCCACATCGAGCTGAACGAGCCGCTGCTGGGCGACACGCTCGCCGCCCTGCCCGACGGCACGTCCGCCGTACTCGTGCCGCTGCTGCTCAGCCGCGGCTACCACGTCGCGCACGACCTTCCGCGGGCCGCCGCGGCGCTGCCGAACACCGACATCCGTATCGCGCGCCCGCTCGGCCCGCACCCCCTCCTCGGCGAGGCGCTCGCGGACCGCCTCGCCGAGGCGGGCTGGCGGCCCGAGGACGGCACGAGCGGCAGCGCCGGTGTCGTCCTCGCCTCCGCCGGCTCGCGCGATCCCCGGTCCGCCGAGGACACCCGGCGGATGGCCCGCATGCTCGCGGAGCGGCTCGGCGGAGTGCCGGTGGTCCCCGCGTACGCCTCGGCTCTCGCGCCCACCGTCCCCGCGGCCGTCGAGGCGCTGGAGGCGCGTGGCCGCCACCGCATCGCGGTCGCCTCGTACTTCGCCGCGCCCGGCCTGTTCGCGACCCGCAGCGCCGCCGCCGCGCCCGGCATCGCGGCGGAACCGCTCGGCACCCACCCCGCTCTGGCCCGGCTGCTGCTGCACCGCTACGACGAGGCGCGTTCCGTCCCGAGCACCGCGCGGGCGGCCCGGCGGCTGGAGCTCTCCGCCGCGTAA
- a CDS encoding gamma-glutamylcyclotransferase family protein has product MNGRQRLPFFVYGTLRPGERNHDLFLRGRTTSERPAVLCSARLYQGPGYPYAVDDPGGPCTVTGEAVWAAPEEYGRLLGVLDRLEEYTGMPGRPENLYERTARKVLLDDGTAVTAWVYVAAERVARELKAGGTPVDSGDWRRAVRLRHPGRPAPAVPRTP; this is encoded by the coding sequence ATGAACGGGCGGCAGCGGCTTCCGTTCTTCGTCTACGGCACCCTGCGCCCCGGGGAACGCAATCACGACCTGTTCCTCCGCGGCCGCACGACGAGTGAGCGGCCCGCCGTGCTCTGCAGCGCACGGCTCTACCAGGGCCCCGGCTATCCGTACGCCGTCGACGACCCCGGCGGGCCGTGCACGGTCACCGGCGAGGCGGTGTGGGCGGCACCCGAGGAGTACGGGCGGCTGCTCGGCGTCCTCGACCGGCTGGAGGAGTACACCGGCATGCCGGGCCGTCCGGAGAATCTGTACGAGCGGACCGCCCGCAAGGTCCTCCTCGACGACGGCACGGCCGTCACCGCCTGGGTGTACGTCGCCGCCGAGCGCGTGGCCCGCGAACTGAAGGCCGGCGGCACACCCGTCGACAGCGGCGACTGGCGCAGGGCGGTCAGGCTCCGGCACCCGGGCCGGCCGGCTCCAGCCGTACCGCGCACACCTTGA
- a CDS encoding NAD(P)/FAD-dependent oxidoreductase, with product MVDAHRTFVIVGGGLAGAKAAETLRAEGFTGRVILIGDEREHPYERPPLSKAYLTGKDERDSVFVHEPGWYAQADIELHLGQTVVSIDRETRSVRLGDGTVLHYDKLLLATGAEPRRLDIPGTGLAGVHHLRRLAHADRLRHVLAALGRDNGHLVIAGAGWIGLEVAAAARGYGAEVTVVEAEATPLHQAIGPELGQFFAELHRDHGVRFHFGARLTEITGQDGMVLAARTDDGEEHPAHRVLAAIGAAPRTALADAAGLDLAGREYGGGIAVDESLRTCDPDIHAAGDVASVRHPLLGVPVRVEHWANALNGGPAAARAMLGQDVTYDRVPYFFSDQYDLGMEYSGWAPPGSYDQVVLRGDVGKREFIAFWLKDRRVLAGMNVNVWDVTAPVQQLIRSRTEVDPQTLGDPTVALTDLTGAGEIAG from the coding sequence GTGGTCGACGCACATCGGACATTCGTCATCGTCGGCGGTGGGCTGGCGGGGGCCAAGGCCGCCGAGACCCTCCGTGCCGAAGGATTCACCGGGCGAGTGATCCTCATCGGCGACGAACGCGAGCACCCCTACGAACGTCCGCCACTGTCCAAGGCGTATCTGACCGGCAAGGACGAACGCGACAGCGTCTTCGTCCATGAACCCGGCTGGTACGCCCAGGCCGACATCGAACTGCACCTCGGGCAGACGGTCGTGTCCATCGACCGCGAGACCCGCTCGGTGCGCCTCGGTGACGGCACCGTCCTCCACTACGACAAGCTGCTGCTCGCCACCGGCGCGGAGCCCCGCCGGCTGGACATCCCGGGCACCGGCCTGGCCGGCGTGCACCATCTGCGCCGCCTCGCCCACGCCGACCGGCTGCGCCACGTGCTGGCCGCCCTCGGCCGCGACAACGGCCACCTGGTCATCGCCGGCGCCGGCTGGATCGGCCTCGAAGTCGCGGCCGCGGCCCGCGGTTACGGCGCGGAGGTGACCGTCGTCGAGGCCGAGGCCACCCCGCTCCACCAGGCCATCGGGCCGGAGCTCGGCCAGTTCTTCGCCGAGCTGCACCGCGACCACGGCGTCCGCTTCCACTTCGGCGCGCGTCTCACCGAGATCACCGGCCAGGACGGCATGGTGCTGGCCGCCCGTACCGACGACGGCGAGGAGCACCCCGCCCACCGGGTCCTGGCCGCGATCGGCGCGGCCCCGCGCACCGCCCTGGCCGACGCGGCGGGCCTGGACCTCGCCGGCCGGGAGTACGGCGGCGGCATCGCCGTGGACGAGAGCCTGCGCACCTGCGACCCCGACATCCACGCCGCGGGCGACGTCGCCTCCGTACGGCACCCGCTGCTCGGTGTCCCGGTGCGGGTGGAGCACTGGGCGAACGCGTTGAACGGCGGCCCGGCCGCCGCCCGCGCCATGCTCGGCCAGGACGTCACCTACGACCGCGTCCCCTACTTCTTCTCCGACCAGTACGACCTGGGCATGGAGTACTCGGGCTGGGCCCCGCCCGGTTCGTACGACCAGGTGGTGCTCCGCGGCGACGTGGGCAAGCGGGAGTTCATCGCCTTCTGGCTGAAGGACCGCCGGGTGCTGGCCGGGATGAACGTCAATGTGTGGGACGTCACCGCGCCGGTCCAGCAGCTGATCCGGTCCCGGACGGAGGTGGATCCGCAGACCCTCGGCGATCCGACCGTGGCGCTCACCGACCTCACCGGGGCCGGGGAGATCGCCGGCTGA
- a CDS encoding vancomycin high temperature exclusion protein codes for MRATRRRRRVVQTVMLGCVLGLVPATWMHAVADSRVGTVADAPPRNVAVVFGAGLWEGRPSPYLAHRLDAAAELYRTGRAKVVLVTGDNSRSEYDEPDAMRTYLTGRGVPDDRIVSDYAGFDTWDSCVRAKKIFGVERALLVSQGFHIRRAVALCRSAGVDAYGVGVAEPHDATWYYGGVREMFAAGKASLDAVFRPDPRFLGAQEPGVHEALADTGR; via the coding sequence GTGAGAGCGACGAGAAGACGGCGGCGGGTCGTGCAGACGGTCATGCTGGGGTGTGTGCTCGGGCTCGTGCCCGCGACCTGGATGCACGCCGTCGCCGACAGCCGGGTCGGTACGGTCGCGGACGCCCCGCCGCGGAATGTCGCCGTCGTCTTCGGGGCCGGGCTGTGGGAGGGCCGGCCCTCCCCGTATCTGGCGCACCGGCTGGACGCCGCCGCGGAGCTCTACCGGACGGGCAGGGCCAAGGTGGTGCTGGTCACCGGGGACAACAGCCGGTCGGAGTACGACGAGCCGGACGCCATGCGGACGTATCTGACCGGGCGCGGTGTGCCGGACGACCGGATCGTCAGCGACTACGCCGGGTTCGACACCTGGGACTCGTGCGTACGCGCCAAGAAGATCTTCGGGGTGGAGCGCGCGCTGCTGGTGAGCCAGGGCTTCCACATCCGCCGGGCCGTCGCGCTGTGCCGGTCGGCCGGCGTCGACGCGTACGGCGTCGGGGTCGCGGAGCCCCATGACGCGACCTGGTACTACGGCGGGGTGCGCGAGATGTTCGCGGCGGGGAAGGCATCGCTGGACGCCGTGTTCCGGCCGGATCCCCGCTTCCTTGGCGCACAGGAGCCCGGTGTCCACGAGGCCCTCGCGGACACCGGTCGCTGA
- a CDS encoding TIGR03086 family metal-binding protein has translation MNKDVATLLSRHTEALALFTDRVHAVRDGQWDDPTPCTEWSVRDLVNHLTAEQLWVPDLVTDGATIEDVGDAYDGDVLGERPRHAWDSAAHAARKAFSDEGALEGTVQLSYGETPTTAYCSQMISDAVVHTWDLSRAIGAEERLPDALVAFTLDEVAPYASELSKSGLFAPPIEPPPGDDPQTRLLAMLGRRA, from the coding sequence ATGAACAAAGACGTGGCAACCCTGCTGAGCCGGCACACCGAGGCGCTCGCCCTGTTCACCGACCGGGTGCACGCCGTACGCGACGGCCAGTGGGACGACCCGACGCCGTGCACCGAGTGGTCCGTGCGCGACCTCGTCAACCATCTCACCGCCGAGCAGCTGTGGGTCCCGGACCTGGTGACCGACGGGGCGACGATCGAGGACGTCGGCGACGCGTACGACGGTGACGTCCTCGGCGAGCGTCCGCGCCATGCCTGGGACTCGGCCGCGCACGCCGCCCGCAAGGCGTTCTCCGACGAGGGGGCGCTGGAGGGAACGGTCCAGCTGTCGTACGGGGAGACGCCGACCACCGCGTACTGCTCGCAGATGATCAGTGACGCGGTGGTGCACACCTGGGACCTGTCGCGGGCGATCGGCGCCGAGGAGCGGCTGCCGGACGCGCTGGTGGCCTTCACCCTGGACGAGGTCGCGCCCTACGCGTCGGAGCTGTCGAAGTCCGGACTGTTCGCCCCGCCGATCGAGCCGCCGCCGGGCGACGACCCGCAGACCCGGCTGCTGGCGATGCTGGGCCGCCGCGCCTGA
- a CDS encoding molybdopterin oxidoreductase family protein yields MHETTIPTHCPYCALQCGMNLRGVPQPDADAGTAVEVVERPDFPVNRGALCGKGRTSPSLLSSRVRLTGPLVRSHATGRLEPATWEEALRTIADRLRRTRETHGADAVGVFGGGGLTNEKAYTLGKFARVVLGTSQIDYNGRFCMSSAAAAHTKAFGLDRGLPFPLEDVPRTGCVILVGSNLAETMPPALRYLMELKENGGKLIVVDPRRTKTAEQADLHLAPRPGTDLALALGLLHEVVAQGRTDEEFIAARTSGWADARAAAMAHWPELVERITGVGVPALREAVRLFCDAPSAMVLTARGPEQQSKGTDTVSAWINLCLATGRAGRPLSGYGCLTGQGNGQGGREHGQKADQLPGYRKLDDPAAREHVARVWGVAPESLPGPGRSAYELLDALGGDVKSLLLMGSNPVVSAPRAAHVEERIRSLDFLAVADVVLSETAALADVVLPVTQWAEESGTTTNLEGRVLLRRKAVDAPAGVRSDLEVLGALAGLLGHEKGFPADPEEVFEELRRASAGGLADYSGITYRRIAEEDGVFWPCPEGDEQDADPHPGTPRLFLDRFATADGLARFVPVGHRPAAEEPDAEYPVLLTTGRVVAQYQSGAQTRRVDELNAAAPGPFVELHPQLAERLGVGEGEPLAVVSRRGRATGPARITTGIRPDTVFMPFHWPGEGRVNTVTNPALDPTSRMPEFKVCAVRLEPAGPGAGA; encoded by the coding sequence ATGCACGAGACGACCATCCCGACCCACTGTCCCTACTGCGCCCTGCAGTGCGGCATGAATCTGCGCGGCGTCCCGCAGCCGGACGCGGACGCCGGGACGGCCGTCGAGGTGGTGGAGCGTCCCGACTTCCCCGTCAACCGGGGCGCCCTGTGCGGCAAGGGCCGTACGTCGCCCTCCCTTCTCTCCTCCCGGGTGCGCCTGACCGGGCCGCTCGTCAGAAGCCACGCCACAGGCCGGCTCGAGCCGGCCACCTGGGAGGAGGCACTGCGTACGATCGCCGACCGGCTGCGGCGTACGCGCGAGACGCACGGCGCGGACGCGGTGGGCGTCTTCGGCGGCGGCGGGCTGACCAACGAGAAGGCGTACACCCTCGGCAAGTTCGCCCGGGTCGTGCTCGGCACCTCTCAGATCGACTACAACGGCCGCTTCTGCATGTCGTCGGCGGCGGCCGCCCACACGAAGGCGTTCGGTCTGGACCGCGGGCTGCCGTTCCCGCTCGAGGACGTCCCGAGGACCGGATGCGTGATCCTCGTCGGCTCGAACCTCGCGGAGACCATGCCGCCCGCGCTGCGCTATCTGATGGAGCTGAAGGAGAACGGCGGGAAGCTGATCGTCGTCGACCCCCGGCGGACGAAGACGGCCGAACAGGCCGACCTGCATCTGGCGCCCCGGCCCGGCACCGATCTGGCGCTCGCCCTGGGCCTGCTGCACGAGGTGGTGGCGCAGGGACGCACCGACGAGGAGTTCATCGCCGCCCGTACGAGCGGCTGGGCGGACGCCCGGGCCGCGGCCATGGCGCACTGGCCGGAGCTGGTCGAGCGGATCACGGGCGTGGGGGTGCCCGCGCTGCGCGAGGCGGTGCGGCTGTTCTGCGACGCGCCGTCCGCGATGGTGCTCACGGCACGCGGGCCCGAGCAGCAGTCCAAGGGGACGGACACGGTGAGCGCCTGGATCAATCTGTGCCTGGCGACTGGCCGGGCCGGCCGGCCGTTGTCCGGCTACGGCTGTCTGACCGGGCAGGGCAACGGGCAGGGCGGCCGTGAGCACGGCCAGAAGGCCGACCAGCTGCCCGGCTACCGCAAACTGGACGACCCGGCGGCGCGGGAGCATGTCGCCCGGGTGTGGGGTGTCGCCCCCGAGTCGCTGCCCGGGCCGGGCCGCAGCGCCTACGAGCTGCTGGACGCGCTGGGCGGGGACGTGAAGTCGCTGCTGCTGATGGGCTCGAACCCGGTGGTGTCCGCGCCGCGCGCGGCGCACGTCGAGGAGCGGATCAGGTCGCTGGACTTCCTGGCCGTCGCGGACGTGGTGCTCTCGGAGACGGCGGCGCTCGCGGACGTGGTGCTGCCGGTGACGCAGTGGGCGGAGGAGTCGGGCACGACGACCAACCTGGAGGGCCGGGTGCTGCTGCGGCGCAAGGCGGTCGACGCCCCGGCCGGGGTCCGCAGCGACCTGGAGGTACTGGGTGCGCTGGCCGGGCTGCTCGGGCACGAGAAAGGCTTCCCCGCCGATCCGGAGGAGGTGTTCGAGGAGCTGCGGCGCGCGTCGGCGGGCGGCCTCGCCGACTACTCGGGCATCACGTACCGCAGGATCGCGGAGGAGGACGGCGTCTTCTGGCCCTGCCCGGAAGGGGACGAACAGGACGCGGACCCGCATCCGGGGACGCCGCGGCTGTTCCTCGACCGGTTCGCCACAGCCGACGGGCTGGCCCGGTTCGTTCCCGTGGGGCACCGGCCGGCCGCGGAGGAGCCCGACGCCGAATACCCGGTGCTGCTGACGACCGGGCGGGTGGTGGCCCAGTACCAGTCGGGGGCGCAGACGAGGCGGGTCGACGAGCTGAACGCCGCCGCGCCCGGCCCGTTCGTCGAGCTGCATCCGCAGCTGGCGGAGCGGCTCGGTGTCGGAGAGGGCGAGCCGCTGGCCGTGGTGTCCCGGCGGGGACGGGCGACCGGGCCCGCGCGGATCACCACCGGGATCCGGCCGGACACGGTCTTCATGCCCTTCCACTGGCCGGGCGAGGGCCGGGTCAACACGGTCACGAACCCGGCGCTCGACCCGACCTCGCGGATGCCCGAGTTCAAGGTGTGCGCGGTACGGCTGGAGCCGGCCGGCCCGGGTGCCGGAGCCTGA
- a CDS encoding ABC transporter ATP-binding protein, with translation MSATAPQRRGPGAQQRGPGGIGSPSLERSLHFRASGLRLLRMTAPERPLLVGVLVAGAAAVALAVLAPKLLGHATDLVVDGAAGPDGVDFRAVAEVLALVLGLVAVSSGLTLIQMRLAMTIVQRIGHRLREQAETKLSRLPLTYFDKQPRGEVLSRATNDIDNITQTMQQAFSQMVRALLTIAGVLVMMFWISPLLALVALATVPLSVYVAALIGRRAQPQFVRQWSVTGKLGAHVEEMITGHTEVRAFGRRDQAVAAFDELGEQLYASSLRAQVMSGFIQPALGFVGNLNYVLIAVVGGLRVASGSLSIGDIQAFVQYSYEFNGPINQVAAMANLLQSGVASAERVFDLLDAEEEPAAPAGPPRPLPKDGRTAGHVTFEKAAFRYDPARPLIEDLSLDVEPGRTVAIVGPTGAGKTTLVNLLMRFYDVTGGRILLDGTDIATMSREELRSGIGMVLQDTWLFGGTIAENIAYGVAGDVSREQVVAAAIATHADRFIRTLPDGYDTVVDEEGAGLSAGEKQLLTIARAFLTEPSILLLDEATSSVDTRTEVLIQRAMSSLRRGRTSFVIAHRLSTIRDADVILVMEAGRIVEQGTHDELLALGGAYARLHTAQFATAAAEV, from the coding sequence ATGAGCGCCACCGCACCCCAGCGCCGCGGGCCGGGCGCGCAACAGCGCGGCCCCGGCGGAATCGGCTCGCCCTCGCTGGAACGCTCCCTGCACTTCCGCGCCTCCGGTCTGCGGCTGCTGCGCATGACCGCCCCCGAACGCCCACTGCTCGTGGGCGTCCTGGTCGCCGGCGCGGCCGCCGTCGCCCTCGCCGTGCTCGCCCCCAAGCTCCTCGGCCACGCCACCGACCTCGTCGTCGACGGCGCGGCCGGCCCCGACGGTGTCGACTTCCGCGCCGTCGCCGAGGTCCTGGCGCTGGTCCTCGGCCTGGTCGCCGTCTCCTCCGGGCTGACGCTGATCCAGATGCGGCTGGCCATGACCATCGTCCAGCGGATCGGCCACCGGCTGCGGGAGCAGGCGGAGACGAAGCTGTCGCGGCTGCCGTTGACGTACTTCGACAAGCAGCCGCGCGGCGAGGTGCTCAGCCGCGCCACCAACGACATCGACAACATCACGCAGACCATGCAGCAGGCCTTCAGCCAGATGGTGCGGGCCCTGCTCACCATCGCCGGGGTCCTGGTGATGATGTTCTGGATCTCGCCGCTGCTGGCCCTGGTCGCGCTCGCGACCGTGCCGCTGTCCGTGTACGTGGCGGCTCTCATCGGCAGGCGGGCCCAGCCGCAGTTCGTCCGGCAGTGGTCCGTGACGGGCAAGCTGGGCGCCCACGTGGAGGAGATGATCACCGGCCACACGGAGGTCCGCGCCTTCGGACGCCGTGATCAGGCCGTGGCGGCCTTCGACGAACTCGGCGAGCAGTTGTACGCGTCGAGCCTGCGCGCCCAGGTCATGTCGGGCTTCATCCAGCCAGCCCTCGGCTTCGTCGGCAACCTCAACTACGTGCTGATCGCGGTCGTCGGCGGACTGCGGGTGGCCTCGGGTTCGTTGTCGATCGGCGACATCCAGGCCTTCGTGCAGTACTCGTACGAGTTCAACGGCCCGATCAACCAGGTCGCCGCCATGGCCAACCTCCTCCAGTCGGGCGTGGCCTCCGCCGAGCGGGTCTTCGACCTGCTGGACGCCGAGGAAGAGCCCGCGGCACCCGCAGGGCCGCCGCGCCCGCTGCCGAAGGACGGCCGGACCGCCGGGCACGTGACGTTCGAGAAGGCGGCCTTCCGCTACGACCCAGCCCGGCCGCTGATCGAGGACCTGTCGCTCGACGTCGAGCCCGGCCGGACCGTCGCGATCGTCGGCCCGACCGGCGCCGGCAAGACCACGCTCGTCAATCTGCTGATGCGCTTCTACGACGTCACCGGCGGACGCATCCTGCTCGACGGCACCGACATCGCCACCATGTCCCGCGAGGAACTGCGCTCCGGGATCGGGATGGTGCTCCAGGACACCTGGCTGTTCGGCGGCACGATCGCGGAGAACATCGCCTACGGCGTCGCCGGGGACGTGTCGAGGGAACAAGTCGTCGCCGCGGCGATCGCCACCCACGCCGACCGGTTCATCCGCACCCTGCCCGACGGCTACGACACGGTCGTCGACGAGGAGGGCGCGGGTTTGAGCGCCGGCGAGAAGCAGCTCCTCACCATCGCGCGCGCCTTCCTCACCGAACCCTCGATCCTCCTGCTCGACGAGGCCACCAGCTCCGTCGACACCCGCACCGAGGTCCTCATCCAGCGCGCCATGTCCTCCCTGCGCCGGGGACGCACCAGCTTCGTCATCGCCCACCGGCTCTCCACGATCCGGGACGCCGACGTGATCCTGGTGATGGAGGCCGGGCGGATCGTGGAGCAGGGCACGCACGACGAACTGCTGGCCCTGGGCGGCGCGTACGCCCGCCTCCACACGGCGCAGTTCGCGACGGCGGCGGCCGAGGTGTAG
- the cutA gene encoding divalent-cation tolerance protein CutA translates to MTTTDSAEKAQQLAQGAVEARLAACAQISAPVTSVYHWQNAVETAEEWQVLFKTTPACYDALEAHLTAAHDYDTPEIIAIPVVRAGAAYAGWVRAETEAR, encoded by the coding sequence ATGACCACGACCGACAGCGCGGAGAAGGCACAGCAACTGGCGCAGGGCGCCGTCGAGGCCCGGCTCGCGGCCTGCGCACAGATCTCCGCGCCGGTGACCTCGGTCTACCACTGGCAGAACGCCGTCGAGACCGCCGAGGAGTGGCAGGTGCTCTTCAAGACCACACCGGCCTGCTACGACGCCCTCGAGGCCCACCTGACCGCCGCCCACGACTACGACACCCCGGAGATCATCGCCATTCCGGTGGTGCGCGCCGGCGCGGCCTACGCCGGCTGGGTACGGGCCGAGACCGAGGCACGATGA
- a CDS encoding deoxyguanosinetriphosphate triphosphohydrolase → MDGTTSTYGNGNGTGTSSGSDGYDDSAAERWAAEPDKRPGRTAFQRDRARVLHSSALRRLAGKTQVVTPGTRSHAWDASPRTRLTHSLECAQVGRELGAALGCDPDLVEAACLAHDMGHPPFGHNGEQALNEFARDCGGFEGNAQSLRLLTRIEPKRFVHAPETGEPVSVGLNLTRATLDAATKYPWPRGGHPTEPGSGKFGVYEDDLPVFEWARLGAPAYRKCLEAQVMDWSDDVAYSVHDFEDGLHAGHVDPNCLLSETERAGIWSVAIGRYVPHDTDPEELSDALDRLVDQAWWPHHYDGSAVAQARLKDATSQLIGRFALAAEAATRQAYGEGRLTRYAAELVVPRATRNECAVLKAVADRYVMQRAEQEALRADQRIVLAELAQALTARAPEALEPQFRAMFEAAADDRARKRVIVDQIANLTDASARTLHARLTRRR, encoded by the coding sequence ATGGACGGCACCACCAGCACCTACGGCAACGGCAACGGCACCGGCACCAGCAGCGGTTCCGACGGCTACGACGACTCCGCCGCCGAGCGCTGGGCGGCCGAGCCCGACAAGCGCCCCGGCCGCACCGCCTTCCAGCGCGACCGTGCCCGGGTGCTGCACTCCTCGGCGCTGCGCCGCCTTGCGGGCAAGACGCAGGTCGTCACCCCCGGCACCCGCAGCCACGCCTGGGACGCCAGCCCCCGCACCCGGCTGACGCACTCGCTGGAGTGCGCGCAGGTGGGGCGGGAGCTGGGCGCGGCGCTGGGCTGCGACCCCGATCTCGTCGAGGCGGCGTGCCTCGCGCACGACATGGGGCACCCGCCGTTCGGCCACAACGGCGAGCAGGCGCTGAACGAGTTCGCGCGCGACTGCGGCGGTTTCGAGGGCAACGCCCAGTCGCTGCGGCTGCTCACCCGGATCGAGCCGAAGCGTTTCGTGCACGCGCCGGAGACGGGCGAGCCCGTCAGCGTCGGTCTCAACCTGACCCGGGCCACCCTCGACGCCGCGACCAAGTACCCCTGGCCGCGCGGCGGCCACCCCACCGAGCCGGGCTCGGGCAAGTTCGGGGTGTACGAGGACGACCTGCCGGTCTTCGAGTGGGCCCGTCTCGGTGCGCCCGCGTACCGCAAGTGCCTCGAGGCGCAGGTGATGGACTGGTCCGACGACGTCGCGTATTCGGTGCACGACTTCGAGGACGGTCTGCACGCCGGCCACGTCGACCCCAACTGCCTCCTCTCCGAGACCGAGCGCGCGGGCATCTGGTCCGTGGCGATCGGCCGGTACGTACCGCACGACACCGATCCCGAGGAGCTCTCCGACGCGCTCGACCGGCTCGTCGACCAGGCGTGGTGGCCCCACCACTACGACGGATCGGCGGTGGCCCAGGCCCGCCTGAAGGACGCCACCAGCCAGCTCATCGGCCGGTTCGCGCTGGCCGCCGAGGCCGCCACCCGCCAGGCGTACGGGGAAGGCAGACTCACGCGTTACGCGGCGGAGCTCGTCGTCCCCCGCGCCACGCGCAACGAGTGCGCGGTGCTCAAGGCCGTCGCCGACCGCTATGTGATGCAACGCGCCGAGCAGGAGGCGCTCCGCGCGGACCAGCGCATTGTGCTGGCGGAACTGGCTCAGGCGCTCACCGCCCGCGCTCCCGAGGCGCTCGAACCGCAGTTCCGTGCCATGTTCGAGGCCGCGGCCGACGACCGGGCCCGCAAGCGGGTGATCGTCGATCAGATCGCGAACCTCACGGACGCATCGGCCCGCACCCTGCACGCCCGGCTCACAAGACGCCGCTGA